The following is a genomic window from Pseudomonas parafulva.
CACCACGCACCCTACCGATCCACTCCGTCCTCAATCGGCAAGCAACTTCGGCCTTTCACGTCAGCCGTTTCAGCAAGCCACATTTAGCCCAGCCCTACGACAACGACTTGACCATAGGCTGATAGACCAACCCCAGATGCTCACCGATCTCCCCGGCCTGCACGAAGCCGAAACGTCGATAAGCCGGCACCGAGGGCAGTGAGGCATTCACCGTGACGGTCTCAACGCGCGCGTGAGCCAGCGCCGCGCTCATCAAACGCTGGCCAATGCCTTGACGCTGGCAGCCTGGCTCGACGAACAGCAGTGCCACATGGCGGCCTTCCTTGAGCTCCACCACGCCATTGATGGTCGCGTCCGAGAGGCACACCAGCAGCAGGTTGTCGCCGTGCATGCGTTCGGCCAGCGCCTGCTCGGTCACCAGTTTGGCGAAGGTGTCCACGCCTTGCGCCGACAGCGAAGGGGCGACGGCCTGGGTGAGTGCAGCCAGGCACACGGCACTGGCGTCGGGCAGGTCGGAGGGAAGAAGCGCGCGAATGTGCATGGTCGTCGTCCGTGGCAGCGATGGATCGCCATTGATAGCAGAACGCGCCTTGAAAGCCGAGCCGGTGTGCTGTGCAAGATCACCGTGGGCCTGTGGCGCAATGGTAACCATCCTTGTCACTGCCGGCTTCGAGCCCGACGCGCTGGTATGATGCAGCACATTTTTGTGACGTCTTCATGGCAAGGAACCCCGCTTCGTGAACAAGATTCTCGGCCACCCCCACGCACGCCTTGCCGCCCTGGCATTGCTGGTGGTGGGTC
Proteins encoded in this region:
- a CDS encoding GNAT family N-acetyltransferase, coding for MHIRALLPSDLPDASAVCLAALTQAVAPSLSAQGVDTFAKLVTEQALAERMHGDNLLLVCLSDATINGVVELKEGRHVALLFVEPGCQRQGIGQRLMSAALAHARVETVTVNASLPSVPAYRRFGFVQAGEIGEHLGLVYQPMVKSLS